One segment of Candidatus Poribacteria bacterium DNA contains the following:
- a CDS encoding Uma2 family endonuclease has product MQSKIGAAPTLQNRAACKRIVEYPESDGEPMAETGRHVRALLDMIDMIDWHFQDVPDVHVSGNMFLYYEEGNPRKVLSPDVFMVRGVSKQPLRTYKTWEQHPYLDFVLELASPSTFARDFAEKKLIYEQILRVKEYYIYDPYHEIEPSFIGFRLVSGSYEEIGFVDDHLPSEVLGLELGERGGDLRLYDPVKDVWIGPGRERAAEAETRAGEAETRADEAETRADEAETRADEAETRAQQEAIARQTLAAELAAARAALKRLQTSEQSE; this is encoded by the coding sequence ATGCAATCCAAAATAGGTGCTGCCCCGACCCTCCAAAACCGCGCAGCTTGCAAGCGCATAGTGGAATACCCCGAATCAGATGGAGAACCGATGGCAGAAACAGGAAGACATGTCAGAGCCCTCTTGGATATGATAGATATGATAGACTGGCATTTCCAGGATGTTCCAGATGTCCATGTATCCGGGAATATGTTCCTCTACTACGAAGAAGGCAATCCGCGTAAGGTTCTATCACCCGATGTCTTCATGGTCCGGGGGGTATCCAAACAGCCGCTCCGGACTTACAAGACCTGGGAGCAACACCCCTATCTTGACTTTGTATTGGAACTGGCGAGTCCGAGTACGTTCGCGAGAGACTTCGCTGAGAAGAAATTGATCTATGAGCAGATCCTGCGGGTCAAAGAGTATTATATCTATGACCCGTATCACGAGATAGAACCGTCTTTTATAGGCTTTCGTCTTGTCAGCGGTTCTTATGAAGAGATAGGATTTGTGGACGATCATCTTCCGTCTGAGGTTTTGGGGTTAGAGTTGGGGGAACGTGGCGGAGACCTACGTCTGTATGATCCTGTCAAGGATGTGTGGATCGGTCCGGGGCGTGAACGTGCCGCTGAAGCGGAGACCCGGGCAGGTGAAGCGGAGACCCGGGCGGATGAAGCGGAGACCCGGGCGGATGAAGCAGAGACCCGGGCGGATGAAGCAGAGACCCGGGCGCAACAAGAAGCCATCGCCCGCCAAACTCTTGCAGCCGAACTCGCTGCAGCCCGGGCAGCACTGAAACGACTACAAACTTCCGAACAATCCGAATAA
- a CDS encoding T9SS type A sorting domain-containing protein, translated as MFLVCFASGAGTTHAQQNIAQEAYLIFEKSCLGCHGPHGPYTEQLVIESASGLIDIGAVVPGAPLVSELYTRLTTIDTAKRMPLNQPKLDAAAIDTIAEWILAGAPSWELQHDVDFISTDAMLTSIQNHLKTLDAFSRPFARYFTMTHLYNAGVGPAALRAYRVALSKLVNSLSWGFDIINPQPIDTQETIFHIDLRDYEWDTRDAWTQVEAVYPYTIDFDETQQRQLHNKLAALREDMACEVPFVYADWFLATASLPPLYHDILALPLTERELERELRIDVARNLLAAPGVRVWRAGTNDSGVSNHNRVVERHTSPYGAYWKSHDFASSVGRKNIFLHPLSFDRDGGEVIFNLPNGLQAYYISDGAGNRIDVAPTEIVSNPAASDPAVRNGLSCIGCHTEGMKDFEDGVRAVVNQTQNPAYDKDHALRLYVEQAQMNVLVAEDSARYEDALAKAGGVSGGIEPVHRFYEAYQGPITVQYAAAAVGMEPTAFISQVEKKSSLQRLGLAALANDGNVKRDVWTAQFSEVVLALQSPDVVVPEPSRLTRQVPPVLGSTVSLPDVNLRAAIAERLGKAPNALITPDDMKRLTELFADEKGIRDLTGLEYAVNLERIEVRHNAISDLSPLSGLTHLNNIKLRGNQITDVSALAKLVNVDWMGLEENQITDLSPLAGLKKLNGIGISGNPITDVSPLASITRLEGISAWNTSITDLSALVKLPRLRWIEFGGNISTLPSLKGLKTLRRLEMRHTRISDISGLSALTQLQELDLHDNLITDISPIANLKALKTLNLHKNLISDVSPLAGLTQLEHLNLRDNAISDFSVLKALSEKIYIETRNNPGAFLQGGPKIMGPWLWLVIPGAQHADLHSKGDLLARMSGGDVTVRKISTNGAVEGQSVGDSVWISHKISASGGDNLNNLLRALSIPKGDGETLIYGSITLDSPREQGTKMFAGSDDTHKIWLNGELVNTSHDWHYDYQQSFPVRLKKGKNVLLVAVHDWGGGFCGHFGFAPDAEYTVIPPGSHFSLATDATAFQKDDRFTLRLAATEMTDLAGWQTDITFDPDVLRANGVTEGGFLKQKNGRTHFFKGTINNKIGRITGLSATRLTNGGATGDGTLLAINFTVKQAKNTRVRLRNFKAGDSTGKPIPATIPEFRIRIDIETLAIPAWDVNEDGVTDLADQLIVIADVRKNPPANPRSDVNKDGIVDEKDVAVVANHLGEKNDPAAPLHLTLSSDFTFKVVQDALDMLRAADDGSFFFRGGIAKLEMLLAVFVPEETALLHNYPNPFNPETWIPYQLAEPAEVTLRIYAATGALVRTLTLGYQPAGIYQYRSRAAYWDGKNDVGESVASGVYFYTLTAGDFTATRKMLITK; from the coding sequence ATGTTTCTCGTATGCTTCGCGTCAGGCGCCGGGACAACGCATGCCCAACAAAACATCGCTCAAGAGGCATATCTTATCTTTGAAAAGAGTTGTCTCGGTTGCCATGGTCCCCACGGTCCCTATACAGAACAACTCGTCATTGAATCAGCATCAGGACTGATTGATATAGGAGCGGTCGTGCCCGGAGCACCGCTCGTCTCCGAACTCTATACACGCCTGACGACAATAGACACCGCAAAACGGATGCCCTTGAATCAACCCAAACTTGACGCTGCCGCTATTGACACGATTGCCGAGTGGATTTTAGCAGGTGCCCCGAGCTGGGAACTCCAGCACGATGTCGACTTCATCTCCACCGATGCGATGCTCACGAGCATTCAGAACCATCTGAAGACGCTGGATGCTTTCAGTCGTCCCTTCGCCCGGTATTTCACGATGACGCACCTCTATAACGCGGGTGTTGGACCTGCGGCACTTCGTGCGTATCGCGTTGCCCTCTCGAAACTCGTCAATAGTCTCTCATGGGGGTTCGATATTATCAATCCACAACCGATTGACACACAAGAGACAATCTTCCACATTGACCTACGCGACTATGAATGGGACACGCGTGATGCCTGGACACAGGTTGAAGCCGTCTATCCGTATACCATAGACTTTGATGAAACCCAGCAGCGACAGCTGCACAACAAGTTAGCAGCACTGCGTGAAGACATGGCGTGTGAAGTGCCGTTCGTGTATGCGGATTGGTTTCTTGCAACAGCCTCGCTGCCGCCGCTCTATCACGACATTCTCGCATTACCCCTAACCGAGCGCGAGTTGGAACGGGAGTTACGGATAGATGTAGCACGAAATCTCCTGGCTGCCCCGGGGGTTCGGGTGTGGCGTGCGGGGACCAACGATTCGGGTGTTTCCAACCACAACCGGGTGGTAGAGCGTCATACATCTCCGTATGGTGCGTATTGGAAGAGCCACGACTTTGCGAGCAGTGTGGGTCGGAAGAATATCTTCCTGCATCCGTTGTCATTTGATCGGGACGGAGGTGAAGTGATCTTCAATTTACCGAACGGGTTGCAGGCGTATTACATCTCCGATGGAGCCGGCAATCGCATAGATGTTGCGCCGACAGAGATTGTCTCGAATCCTGCGGCGAGCGATCCTGCGGTGCGTAACGGGTTGTCGTGTATCGGTTGCCATACGGAGGGGATGAAGGATTTTGAAGATGGGGTGCGTGCTGTCGTCAATCAGACACAGAACCCGGCGTATGATAAGGATCATGCGTTGCGTCTGTATGTAGAACAGGCGCAGATGAATGTTCTCGTAGCCGAGGATTCGGCGCGCTATGAGGACGCGTTAGCAAAGGCAGGAGGTGTTTCAGGAGGCATTGAACCCGTGCATCGTTTCTACGAGGCATATCAGGGACCTATAACCGTGCAATATGCTGCAGCGGCTGTCGGGATGGAGCCGACTGCCTTCATATCACAGGTTGAAAAGAAGTCGAGCCTACAGCGGTTGGGGCTCGCTGCACTTGCCAACGATGGGAATGTGAAACGGGATGTGTGGACAGCACAGTTTTCTGAGGTCGTATTGGCGTTGCAATCCCCGGATGTGGTTGTTCCCGAGCCGTCTCGGCTTACCCGTCAGGTTCCACCTGTGTTGGGTAGCACGGTGAGCCTTCCGGATGTCAACCTGCGTGCCGCAATCGCAGAAAGATTGGGCAAAGCACCAAACGCCTTGATTACGCCCGATGATATGAAACGGTTGACCGAACTTTTTGCTGATGAGAAAGGCATCCGGGATTTGACAGGGCTGGAGTATGCGGTGAACTTGGAACGGATAGAGGTGCGACACAATGCGATATCTGACTTGTCTCCGTTGTCAGGATTGACACATCTGAATAACATCAAGCTGCGTGGCAATCAGATTACGGATGTCTCCGCGCTTGCGAAGTTAGTCAACGTGGATTGGATGGGGCTGGAGGAGAACCAGATAACCGACCTATCGCCCCTGGCAGGTCTGAAGAAGCTCAACGGCATCGGCATTTCTGGCAATCCGATAACAGACGTATCCCCGCTTGCGAGCATCACGCGTCTGGAAGGTATTTCGGCATGGAACACATCTATCACGGACCTTTCTGCGTTGGTGAAGTTGCCACGTCTCCGATGGATAGAATTCGGTGGTAACATCTCCACACTGCCGTCTCTGAAGGGTTTAAAGACCTTGAGACGCTTGGAAATGAGGCATACCCGTATCTCGGACATCTCTGGACTCTCAGCACTGACACAACTCCAAGAGTTAGACCTCCACGATAACTTGATAACGGATATATCGCCTATAGCAAATTTAAAAGCGTTAAAAACACTGAACCTTCACAAAAATCTCATATCGGATGTTTCGCCCTTAGCGGGATTAACCCAATTAGAACATCTTAACCTCCGTGATAACGCCATATCCGACTTCTCGGTGCTCAAGGCGTTATCCGAGAAGATATACATCGAAACACGAAACAACCCTGGGGCTTTCTTGCAAGGGGGACCGAAAATAATGGGTCCGTGGTTGTGGTTAGTGATACCCGGTGCACAACATGCTGACCTCCATAGCAAAGGAGATTTACTTGCCCGTATGAGTGGTGGCGATGTAACAGTGCGTAAGATTTCTACCAATGGAGCGGTGGAAGGACAGTCGGTCGGTGATAGCGTCTGGATATCCCACAAAATCTCCGCGAGTGGAGGCGACAACCTCAATAACCTATTGAGAGCCCTCAGTATACCAAAAGGCGATGGTGAGACCCTAATTTACGGTTCTATTACTTTGGATTCACCACGGGAGCAAGGAACAAAAATGTTCGCCGGGAGTGATGATACGCACAAGATATGGCTCAACGGGGAGTTAGTTAACACGAGTCACGATTGGCACTACGACTACCAGCAATCCTTTCCCGTTAGGCTGAAGAAGGGGAAAAATGTGTTGTTAGTTGCTGTCCATGATTGGGGCGGTGGATTTTGTGGGCATTTCGGGTTTGCCCCGGATGCTGAGTATACCGTCATTCCTCCCGGTTCTCACTTCTCCCTTGCCACAGATGCAACAGCGTTCCAAAAGGACGATCGCTTCACGCTCCGACTCGCCGCTACAGAGATGACCGACCTCGCCGGCTGGCAAACCGATATCACCTTCGACCCCGATGTGCTGCGTGCCAATGGTGTCACCGAAGGCGGGTTTCTCAAACAGAAAAATGGACGCACCCATTTCTTCAAAGGCACCATCAATAACAAAATCGGCAGAATTACGGGGTTAAGTGCTACACGGCTTACCAACGGTGGTGCGACAGGAGACGGCACCCTCCTCGCTATTAACTTCACTGTGAAGCAAGCCAAGAACACCCGAGTCAGGCTCCGAAACTTCAAAGCCGGGGATAGCACGGGGAAACCGATTCCTGCGACGATTCCAGAGTTCAGGATTCGCATAGATATCGAAACCCTGGCTATCCCGGCGTGGGATGTCAATGAAGATGGCGTGACGGATCTCGCCGATCAACTCATCGTAATTGCGGATGTGCGGAAAAACCCGCCTGCGAATCCGCGTTCAGATGTCAACAAAGATGGGATTGTAGATGAAAAAGACGTAGCCGTGGTGGCGAACCATCTCGGTGAGAAAAATGATCCTGCCGCCCCTTTACATCTGACGTTGTCTTCGGATTTCACATTCAAAGTGGTTCAAGATGCTCTGGATATGTTGCGTGCTGCCGATGATGGGTCGTTCTTCTTCCGTGGCGGTATTGCGAAGCTGGAGATGCTCTTAGCGGTGTTTGTGCCTGAAGAGACGGCACTCCTCCACAACTATCCGAATCCCTTCAATCCAGAGACATGGATACCGTATCAACTCGCGGAACCTGCGGAAGTGACACTCCGTATCTATGCGGCAACGGGTGCGTTGGTTCGGACACTCACACTCGGATACCAACCTGCGGGGATCTATCAGTATCGGAGTCGTGCGGCGTATTGGGATGGGAAAAATGACGTGGGTGAATCCGTTGCGAGTGGTGTCTATTTCTATACGCTCACCGCAGGCGACTTCACGGCTACCCGCAAAATGCTCATAACGAAATAA